One region of Mesomycoplasma ovipneumoniae genomic DNA includes:
- a CDS encoding P97 family adhesin yields the protein MQKNKAKILIGSAAAVVLMSSVFGTVAGLAAKTKYRGVNPTQGVVSQLGLIDSVSFKPSVAHFTSDYKTVKQALLGGKVFSPQSTEFSDFASKFNFLTNNGRSVLAIPNKYKVVIEKFEAQDEQQRFFLSFHLEETLEDKNVARSATKSIYLSVVDAPRAALAQFSDIVDSNFANLVPSPLSHFSSSSVRPLGLTRADDFAATLNQLESLEDFESHLSKFFDIQAIKAKIRLESQGFGFAKGDLEEPFEFSFVKNPQNPNEWATSLNQEVPSVRLYLKTEFTSQAKASLANYKNKDESFLTSIDLVGKDKSTWFANTKDLSDQLDVNLLDASDYYLDPDKPQTDALQEPETLLPSSLSLFQRDSLRQSGLVGKFSLFRYDAINFYKQLQELVSKPAAIKDIVDASLNRGLTFSFGKYDLLFDNLRQHLDYDFLVSNAKIRQNSVSKKLFIELPIKIKLKSSIFGDTGQNIKTVLEKTVSFKLDNFRDQDIEDALASLYPELSQQLKELKNAQNTQQAQQLADTSPIQSQWAGQTLGATKENPYDISQGAPESYLLSKFEIQQLINQKDYKKLIELLSDTNSYNIDFKLGSTLANQSIQVPSETEIANLNVTIDSAQALKNADIYSVSTSAFKNRASLFAYFRHLLSLDPKDAVKKLVDIGTQMGLEFEGYQDLPLNPTLADLANVKIRTQFDNYQHTQAFVNQQEADGVNVTKFGLKLLDFNGYFANDITSPNQGMALFLPASLNPDSTQSTSTQPASDQSTTTPDWKDEITNKLVGDQLSQLPFAIWDKIIGQEKAQDNNQKLTYKILNNYQEAIKIAKQPAFWNTLDGNSSQVPFKDTQFSKIATLRDLVFAFYTQAALTNNWNEYQDSGARPSIKFEIQEDSQTSNNQDSNIIGLSIKYVVGFDDNAGNFVDDVISSTPQTIFIRTSGQSEAQVKQRNNLNQMVEDAPLSSQSLILDAEKFGHLQILANSIYDKKKPQPEVVPPRDSKFRWIDDKVPVEPRPEVQSTAPNQDEFFKDKLKPVAVEVSTFASLQESPYFASPFQDDSQNNQTSDSTSQTQNEDLQTLKQKLEILLGQEFSSYFSQLDPSLTFEIDSVKEVSPQVYSVSLSLVKTITEGNKTTKVKSDNSLSLIVHKQQTNIPELAKSPEVSNTSWAKQYNPDQPLANTTTITLEFKNPIPVDASGRPTSQWLSSVPLIVHPALINVTPRIDDLTPALFNQILSGLDITALIQNPKPEVLNKALEGLFQQQQQQQQQQQPPEASATIEKFKDKVREWVSELIDPNAKAFHRGTTEKSHIFSLGHIQNQNHSAIKLSLNALTNSSQEVKVENIQLVNGNTISFDLQSSNIKRLINAPIEIASELSDEDFDRESSKVHNTQSEEDPKLEEKTTSTITFIKPKFIVERTVGTPWSTSEVVFDSKTKKNLQDPTNFDTSSSGDSSAFVYKWRSITLDASGKKWEIPYLQVQPRFDPLVDMFPIPQVQSLTSLSFKVFDPDGYLYQKLYSKSGTDVDLYSYRLNKTKEESTRKGWTNQHPNQSTIIGDNFALPDDYLNIISNQPTKVTFYNASDFITDLFNDPDQKEEDIKDKYTDNIKEKVGANAADWGSAYFNLWYPREVIQEQSNIITANLTDLLFVDPDELEKNRKMIAPNFVNWWPNFQNSEVAEIRTKHNEEAYKKVNLLPQGWTQIHDGGYPLKVQKTAFNRDTRTFTLTTNLPIPTQDYYQDVKPTDDWRFVFQNDNNQIAMLKANMLKVGSNNPHYKDKGWIQFETVIPDHFFSTNVRFTGIFKQEDKKLKWLPIIDTEYVVDDRYFGNIISDPLDLKKARGRGFTNNAFANIFKEFNIHRPDKRKN from the coding sequence ATGCAAAAGAATAAGGCAAAAATATTAATTGGTAGTGCCGCTGCAGTTGTACTAATGTCGAGCGTCTTTGGAACTGTTGCTGGCCTTGCTGCTAAAACTAAATATCGCGGAGTTAATCCTACCCAAGGTGTTGTTAGTCAGCTTGGACTAATTGATTCAGTAAGCTTTAAGCCAAGTGTTGCTCACTTTACAAGCGATTATAAAACTGTTAAACAAGCACTTTTAGGTGGTAAAGTATTTAGTCCTCAAAGCACTGAATTTAGCGATTTTGCAAGTAAATTCAATTTTTTAACTAACAATGGCCGTAGTGTTTTAGCAATTCCAAACAAATATAAAGTTGTCATTGAAAAATTTGAAGCCCAAGACGAACAACAACGTTTTTTCCTTTCATTTCACCTTGAAGAAACTCTTGAAGACAAAAATGTTGCCCGCTCGGCAACAAAATCAATTTACCTTTCGGTAGTTGATGCTCCGCGAGCAGCTTTGGCTCAATTTAGTGATATTGTTGACTCAAACTTTGCTAATTTAGTTCCTAGTCCTCTTTCTCATTTTTCATCAAGCTCAGTTAGACCTCTTGGCTTAACTCGCGCTGATGATTTTGCTGCGACATTAAATCAACTTGAGTCACTAGAGGATTTTGAGTCTCATTTAAGCAAATTTTTTGATATTCAGGCAATTAAAGCAAAAATTCGTCTTGAGTCCCAAGGTTTTGGTTTTGCCAAAGGTGACTTAGAAGAGCCTTTTGAATTTAGTTTTGTTAAAAATCCACAAAACCCAAATGAGTGAGCAACAAGTCTCAACCAAGAAGTCCCAAGTGTTCGTTTATATTTAAAAACTGAATTTACTAGTCAAGCAAAAGCAAGTTTAGCTAATTATAAAAATAAAGACGAGTCATTTTTAACTTCAATTGACTTAGTTGGCAAAGATAAGTCTACTTGATTTGCTAATACCAAAGATCTAAGCGATCAACTCGATGTTAATTTACTTGATGCTTCTGATTATTATCTTGATCCTGATAAACCTCAGACTGATGCATTACAAGAACCTGAGACTTTACTTCCTTCATCACTTAGTCTTTTCCAACGTGATTCATTAAGACAGTCTGGCTTAGTTGGTAAATTTTCTTTGTTTCGTTATGATGCAATTAATTTTTATAAACAACTTCAAGAGCTTGTAAGTAAGCCAGCAGCAATTAAAGATATAGTTGATGCTAGTCTAAATCGCGGTCTAACTTTTTCTTTTGGTAAATACGATTTACTTTTTGATAATTTACGCCAACATCTTGATTATGACTTTTTAGTTTCAAATGCTAAAATTCGTCAAAACTCAGTTTCAAAAAAATTATTTATTGAACTGCCAATCAAAATTAAACTTAAATCTTCAATTTTTGGCGACACAGGTCAAAACATCAAAACTGTTTTAGAAAAAACTGTAAGTTTTAAACTTGATAATTTCCGTGATCAAGACATCGAAGATGCCCTTGCTAGCCTTTATCCTGAACTTAGTCAGCAACTCAAAGAATTAAAAAATGCTCAAAATACTCAACAAGCCCAACAACTTGCTGATACTTCACCAATTCAGTCTCAGTGAGCAGGCCAAACCCTTGGTGCAACCAAAGAAAATCCTTACGACATCAGTCAAGGTGCACCTGAGTCTTATTTACTTTCAAAATTCGAAATTCAACAATTAATTAACCAAAAAGACTATAAAAAACTAATTGAGCTCTTAAGTGATACAAATAGTTATAATATTGACTTTAAATTAGGTTCAACTTTAGCAAACCAAAGCATTCAAGTTCCTAGTGAGACAGAAATTGCTAATTTAAATGTAACAATTGACTCAGCTCAGGCATTAAAAAATGCTGATATTTATTCAGTTTCAACTTCAGCATTTAAAAATCGTGCTTCTTTATTTGCTTATTTTCGTCATCTTTTATCATTAGATCCCAAAGATGCAGTCAAAAAACTTGTTGATATAGGTACCCAAATGGGTCTTGAGTTTGAAGGCTACCAAGACTTACCGCTAAATCCAACTCTGGCAGATTTAGCTAACGTAAAAATTCGTACTCAATTTGATAATTACCAACACACCCAAGCTTTTGTTAACCAACAAGAAGCTGACGGCGTTAATGTAACAAAATTTGGTCTCAAACTTCTTGATTTCAATGGTTATTTTGCTAATGATATTACAAGCCCAAATCAAGGAATGGCTTTATTTTTACCTGCAAGTTTAAATCCTGATTCAACTCAGTCAACTTCAACTCAACCAGCTTCAGACCAGTCAACAACCACTCCAGACTGAAAAGACGAAATTACTAATAAACTTGTTGGTGACCAGTTATCCCAATTACCTTTTGCAATTTGGGATAAAATTATTGGCCAAGAAAAAGCCCAAGACAATAATCAAAAACTAACATACAAAATTCTTAATAATTATCAAGAAGCAATTAAAATCGCTAAACAACCAGCTTTTTGAAATACTCTTGATGGTAATTCATCTCAAGTTCCATTTAAAGACACTCAGTTTAGTAAAATTGCTACCCTAAGAGATTTAGTTTTTGCCTTTTATACCCAAGCTGCTTTAACTAATAATTGAAATGAATATCAAGACTCAGGAGCACGTCCTTCAATTAAATTTGAAATTCAAGAAGATAGCCAAACTTCTAATAATCAAGATTCAAACATAATTGGTCTAAGTATCAAATATGTTGTTGGCTTTGATGACAATGCTGGTAATTTTGTTGATGATGTTATTTCATCAACACCACAAACAATTTTTATTCGGACATCAGGACAATCTGAGGCACAAGTAAAACAAAGAAATAATTTAAACCAAATGGTTGAAGATGCTCCACTTTCAAGTCAGTCATTAATTCTTGATGCTGAAAAATTTGGTCATTTACAAATTCTTGCTAATTCAATTTATGACAAGAAAAAACCACAACCAGAAGTAGTTCCTCCAAGAGATTCAAAATTCCGTTGAATTGACGATAAAGTTCCTGTTGAGCCTCGTCCAGAAGTTCAAAGTACCGCCCCAAATCAAGACGAATTTTTCAAAGATAAATTAAAACCAGTTGCAGTTGAAGTATCAACTTTCGCCAGCCTCCAAGAGAGTCCTTATTTTGCTAGTCCATTCCAAGACGATAGCCAAAATAATCAAACTTCAGACTCAACAAGTCAGACCCAAAACGAAGATTTACAAACACTAAAACAAAAGCTTGAAATTCTTTTAGGTCAAGAATTTAGTTCTTATTTTAGTCAACTTGATCCAAGTCTTACTTTTGAAATTGATTCAGTCAAAGAAGTCTCACCACAAGTCTATAGTGTAAGTCTTTCATTAGTAAAAACTATTACTGAAGGAAATAAAACAACCAAAGTTAAATCAGATAACAGCTTAAGTCTAATAGTACACAAACAACAAACTAATATCCCTGAATTAGCTAAATCTCCTGAAGTTTCAAATACTTCCTGAGCAAAACAATATAATCCTGACCAACCACTAGCAAATACAACAACAATAACTCTTGAATTTAAAAACCCAATACCAGTTGATGCCAGTGGTCGACCAACAAGCCAGTGGTTGTCTTCAGTGCCTTTAATAGTTCACCCGGCGTTGATTAATGTTACTCCCCGAATTGATGACCTAACTCCAGCTTTATTTAACCAAATTCTTTCAGGATTAGATATTACTGCCCTCATCCAGAATCCCAAACCTGAAGTTTTAAATAAAGCTTTAGAGGGACTCTTCCAACAACAACAACAACAACAACAACAACAACAACCGCCAGAAGCCAGTGCAACGATCGAAAAATTTAAAGATAAAGTCCGAGAATGAGTCTCAGAGTTAATAGACCCAAATGCTAAAGCATTTCATCGAGGCACAACTGAAAAGTCTCACATTTTTTCCCTTGGTCATATCCAAAATCAAAACCATTCGGCAATTAAATTATCACTAAATGCTTTAACAAATTCAAGTCAAGAAGTTAAGGTTGAAAATATCCAACTTGTTAACGGAAACACTATTAGCTTTGATTTACAAAGTTCAAATATTAAAAGACTAATTAACGCTCCAATTGAAATAGCCTCAGAACTTTCTGACGAGGATTTTGATCGTGAATCAAGTAAAGTTCATAATACCCAAAGTGAAGAAGACCCAAAATTAGAAGAAAAAACAACTTCAACAATTACTTTTATTAAACCAAAATTCATTGTTGAGCGAACTGTTGGAACTCCATGAAGTACATCAGAGGTGGTTTTTGATTCTAAAACTAAAAAAAATTTACAAGATCCAACAAATTTTGATACTTCTAGTAGTGGCGATTCGTCAGCTTTTGTCTATAAATGACGTTCTATTACCCTAGATGCATCAGGTAAAAAGTGAGAAATCCCCTACCTCCAAGTCCAACCGCGTTTTGACCCACTTGTTGACATGTTTCCCATACCTCAGGTTCAGAGTCTAACTAGTTTGTCTTTTAAAGTTTTTGATCCTGATGGTTATTTATACCAAAAATTATATTCTAAATCAGGAACTGATGTTGATCTTTATTCTTATCGTCTTAATAAGACAAAAGAAGAATCAACTCGTAAAGGTTGAACTAACCAACATCCAAACCAGTCAACCATTATTGGTGATAATTTTGCCTTACCTGATGACTATTTAAATATTATTTCCAATCAACCAACAAAAGTTACTTTTTATAATGCTTCTGATTTTATCACCGATTTATTTAATGATCCTGATCAAAAAGAAGAAGATATTAAAGATAAATACACTGATAATATTAAAGAAAAAGTAGGTGCTAATGCCGCAGATTGGGGAAGTGCTTATTTTAACCTTTGGTATCCAAGAGAAGTCATTCAAGAACAATCAAATATAATCACTGCTAATTTAACTGATTTATTATTTGTTGATCCTGATGAGTTAGAGAAAAACCGTAAAATGATTGCCCCGAATTTTGTAAATTGGTGGCCTAATTTCCAAAATTCAGAAGTTGCCGAAATTCGCACAAAACATAATGAAGAAGCCTACAAAAAAGTCAACCTTCTACCCCAAGGTTGAACCCAAATTCATGATGGTGGCTATCCACTCAAAGTACAAAAAACCGCATTTAACCGTGATACACGTACTTTTACATTAACAACCAATTTACCAATTCCTACTCAGGACTACTATCAAGATGTTAAGCCCACCGATGACTGACGTTTTGTTTTCCAAAACGACAATAATCAAATAGCAATGCTTAAAGCTAATATGCTAAAAGTTGGGTCAAATAATCCCCACTACAAGGACAAGGGTTGAATTCAATTTGAAACAGTAATTCCTGATCATTTTTTCTCAACAAATGTTAGATTTACTGGAATATTCAAACAAGAAGATAAAAAACTAAAATGACTACCAATTATTGACACTGAATATGTAGTTGATGACCGTTATTTTGGTAATATTATCTCTGATCCTTTAGATCTTAAAAAAGCTCGCGGCCGTGGATTTACTAATAATGCTTTTGCTAACATTTTTAAAGAATTTAATATTCACCGTCCGGATAAACGAAAAAACTAA
- a CDS encoding restriction endonuclease, giving the protein MSIYSDFLNQFDYDLRKSNNARWIDQKCTFDVVWIIADCIIEYVKNENEEFTVSDIWHSEYSRNNVIEIFSKPDPELKASNEYDKYFGQPIKLLSYSKILSTRKENNRYFYKINNQELLENIALRQTNALNFLYEYIVKVLKDSDLYKSFEKFFEIQTNDSYKDVRQDFIDFTIENTAINKETECGRIFAKIINPLAFKLKKLGTEKGRMSSKIITMNDMLYNKANWRDELSGKDKSVTREEYEDTLDQTKSKAYAKYTVNKAKKVLREYNATYYSSKSEIEQETETVIATQAHHIFPQSDYPQIAGYIENLIMLTPDQHFIMAHPNNNTQYIDKDFQYICLLKKSNKIMDNLVSDSLPKLYDFYDYMYVLNTGLDTEEFSEVEYLDFPTIINKIDYFYSDYIDNNKYISIINDNK; this is encoded by the coding sequence ATGAGCATTTACTCTGATTTTTTAAATCAATTTGATTATGATCTAAGAAAAAGTAACAATGCTAGATGGATAGATCAAAAATGTACTTTTGATGTTGTGTGAATTATAGCGGATTGTATTATAGAATATGTGAAAAATGAAAATGAAGAATTTACAGTGTCAGATATATGGCATAGTGAATATTCTAGAAACAATGTTATTGAAATTTTTTCAAAACCTGATCCCGAATTAAAAGCAAGTAATGAGTATGATAAATATTTTGGTCAACCAATAAAATTATTGTCTTATAGCAAAATATTGTCAACAAGAAAGGAAAATAATAGATATTTTTATAAGATTAATAACCAAGAGCTATTGGAAAATATAGCTTTAAGGCAAACAAATGCATTAAATTTTCTTTATGAGTATATAGTAAAAGTTTTAAAGGATAGTGATTTATATAAAAGCTTTGAAAAATTCTTTGAAATTCAAACTAATGATTCATATAAAGATGTAAGGCAAGACTTTATTGATTTTACTATTGAAAATACTGCAATTAATAAAGAAACAGAATGTGGGAGGATATTCGCAAAAATAATAAATCCATTAGCATTTAAACTTAAGAAACTAGGCACTGAAAAAGGTAGAATGTCATCAAAAATTATTACTATGAATGACATGCTGTATAATAAAGCTAATTGGAGAGATGAGTTAAGTGGCAAGGATAAATCGGTAACAAGAGAAGAATACGAAGACACATTGGATCAAACTAAGTCTAAAGCTTATGCTAAATATACTGTAAATAAAGCTAAAAAAGTTTTAAGAGAATATAATGCTACATATTACAGTTCTAAATCTGAAATTGAGCAAGAAACAGAAACAGTTATTGCAACACAAGCTCATCATATTTTCCCACAATCAGATTATCCGCAAATTGCTGGCTATATAGAAAATTTAATAATGCTTACCCCTGATCAGCATTTTATTATGGCTCATCCAAATAATAATACTCAATATATCGATAAGGATTTTCAGTATATTTGTTTATTAAAAAAATCTAATAAGATAATGGATAATTTGGTTTCAGATTCATTACCTAAACTTTATGATTTTTATGATTATATGTATGTTTTGAATACAGGTCTTGATACTGAAGAGTTTAGTGAAGTTGAATATTTGGATTTTCCTACAATAATTAACAAAATAGACTATTTTTATAGCGACTACATTGATAATAATAAATATATTTCAATAATTAATGATAACAAATAA